From one Lotus japonicus ecotype B-129 chromosome 3, LjGifu_v1.2 genomic stretch:
- the LOC130749165 gene encoding transcription factor bHLH123-like isoform X2 yields MADEEFQASGNWWDKARNLRFSSGASQSSSSSITNMGNFPWQSQDIEEVKQDSSTSIDPKLHMMGLGLSSQPMDWNQASLLRGEKGTENCSFRSMLQENLNSSSSEQQILFTPEESSSNDEYNKQVVNRGSFSLDQNQGLLSTFQIDSSSALYGNPSSMLQGLLGPENNNNMGFPHYGSNSHEVPQFLRASPPNPQPPLMSNQLHFTNNAPFWNASEAAAPIKDVRSSFFPSMQPSFSTPNFHVQSKNISEVLRDSGVVRKKSGSEPPPKRTRNETPSPMPAFKVRKEKMGDRITALQQLVSPFGKTDTASVLSEALEYIKFLHEQVLSTPYMKSGAPVQIQQSSGKSKVGEGPKQDLRSRGLCLVPVSSTFPMTHETTVDFWTPTFGGGTSR; encoded by the exons ATGGCAGATGAAGAATTTCAAGCTAGTGGAAACTGGTGGGACAAAGCAAGAAACTTGAGATTTTCGAGTGGGGCATCACAATCATCTTCCTCTAGCATCACCAACATGGGAAATTTTCCATGGCAATCTCAAGATATTGAAGAAGTGAAGCAAGATTCTTCCACTTCCATTGACCCCAAACTTCACATGATGGGTTTAGGCCTTTCATCCCAACCCATGGATTGGAATCAAGCATCTTTGTT ACGAGGTGAGAAGGGAACAGAGAACTGCAGTTTCCGGTCGATGTTGCAAGAGAATTTGAACTCATCATCAAGTGAACAACAAATTTTGTTCACTCCAGAAGAGTCTTCAAGCAATGATGAATACAACAAGCAAGTAGTGAATAGGGGTAGTTTCTCTTTGGATCAAAACCAAGGATTGCTTTCTACTTTTCAGATTGATTCCTCCTCAGCTTTATATGGAAACCCATCATCAATGTTACAAGGACTCTTGGGACCTGAAAACAACAACAATATGGGTTTCCCACACTATGGTTCAAACTCCCATGAGGTTCCTCAATTCTTGAGAGCTTCACCTCCAAATCCACAACCACCACTCATGAGTAACCAGTTGCATTTCACCAACAACGCGCCGTTTTGGAACGCTTCTGAGGCTGCTGCTCCCATCAAAGATGTAAGATCCAGCTTCTTCCCCTCTATGCAACCCTCATTCTCCACACCAAATTTCCATGTGCAGTCAAAG AATATATCTGAAGTACTGAGGGACTCGGGTGTTGTGAGAAAGAAAAGTGGGAGTGAACCACCACCCAAGAGAACTCGTAACGAAACCCCATCTCCTATGCCAGCTTTTAAG gtgagaaaagagaaaatgggGGACAGAATCACTGCGCTCCAACAATTAGTGTCGCCTTTTGGAAAG ACTGATACAGCATCGGTGCTCTCTGAAGCCCTTGAATACATCAAATTCCTCCATGAACAG GTTTTAAGCACGCCGTATATGAAAAGTGGAGCTCCAGTACAGATTCAACAG AGTTCTGGTAAATCAAAAGTAGGTGAAGGTCCAAAGCAGGATCTTAGAAGCAGAGGGCTATGCTTGGTGCCAGTTTCAAGTACATTTCCAATGACTCATGAAACTACAGTTGATTTTTGGACACCAACATTCGGAGGAGGAACTTCAAGATAA
- the LOC130749165 gene encoding transcription factor bHLH123-like isoform X1 codes for MADEEFQASGNWWDKARNLRFSSGASQSSSSSITNMGNFPWQSQDIEEVKQDSSTSIDPKLHMMGLGLSSQPMDWNQASLLRGEKGTENCSFRSMLQENLNSSSSEQQILFTPEESSSNDEYNKQVVNRGSFSLDQNQGLLSTFQIDSSSALYGNPSSMLQGLLGPENNNNMGFPHYGSNSHEVPQFLRASPPNPQPPLMSNQLHFTNNAPFWNASEAAAPIKDVRSSFFPSMQPSFSTPNFHVQSKNISEVLRDSGVVRKKSGSEPPPKRTRNETPSPMPAFKVRKEKMGDRITALQQLVSPFGKTDTASVLSEALEYIKFLHEQVTVLSTPYMKSGAPVQIQQSSGKSKVGEGPKQDLRSRGLCLVPVSSTFPMTHETTVDFWTPTFGGGTSR; via the exons ATGGCAGATGAAGAATTTCAAGCTAGTGGAAACTGGTGGGACAAAGCAAGAAACTTGAGATTTTCGAGTGGGGCATCACAATCATCTTCCTCTAGCATCACCAACATGGGAAATTTTCCATGGCAATCTCAAGATATTGAAGAAGTGAAGCAAGATTCTTCCACTTCCATTGACCCCAAACTTCACATGATGGGTTTAGGCCTTTCATCCCAACCCATGGATTGGAATCAAGCATCTTTGTT ACGAGGTGAGAAGGGAACAGAGAACTGCAGTTTCCGGTCGATGTTGCAAGAGAATTTGAACTCATCATCAAGTGAACAACAAATTTTGTTCACTCCAGAAGAGTCTTCAAGCAATGATGAATACAACAAGCAAGTAGTGAATAGGGGTAGTTTCTCTTTGGATCAAAACCAAGGATTGCTTTCTACTTTTCAGATTGATTCCTCCTCAGCTTTATATGGAAACCCATCATCAATGTTACAAGGACTCTTGGGACCTGAAAACAACAACAATATGGGTTTCCCACACTATGGTTCAAACTCCCATGAGGTTCCTCAATTCTTGAGAGCTTCACCTCCAAATCCACAACCACCACTCATGAGTAACCAGTTGCATTTCACCAACAACGCGCCGTTTTGGAACGCTTCTGAGGCTGCTGCTCCCATCAAAGATGTAAGATCCAGCTTCTTCCCCTCTATGCAACCCTCATTCTCCACACCAAATTTCCATGTGCAGTCAAAG AATATATCTGAAGTACTGAGGGACTCGGGTGTTGTGAGAAAGAAAAGTGGGAGTGAACCACCACCCAAGAGAACTCGTAACGAAACCCCATCTCCTATGCCAGCTTTTAAG gtgagaaaagagaaaatgggGGACAGAATCACTGCGCTCCAACAATTAGTGTCGCCTTTTGGAAAG ACTGATACAGCATCGGTGCTCTCTGAAGCCCTTGAATACATCAAATTCCTCCATGAACAGGTTACA GTTTTAAGCACGCCGTATATGAAAAGTGGAGCTCCAGTACAGATTCAACAG AGTTCTGGTAAATCAAAAGTAGGTGAAGGTCCAAAGCAGGATCTTAGAAGCAGAGGGCTATGCTTGGTGCCAGTTTCAAGTACATTTCCAATGACTCATGAAACTACAGTTGATTTTTGGACACCAACATTCGGAGGAGGAACTTCAAGATAA
- the LOC130749165 gene encoding transcription factor bHLH123-like isoform X3, which translates to MADEEFQASGNWWDKARNLRFSSGASQSSSSSITNMGNFPWQSQDIEEVKQDSSTSIDPKLHMMGLGLSSQPMDWNQASLLRGEKGTENCSFRSMLQENLNSSSSEQQILFTPEESSSNDEYNKQVVNRGSFSLDQNQGLLSTFQIDSSSALYGNPSSMLQGLLGPENNNNMGFPHYGSNSHEVPQFLRASPPNPQPPLMSNQLHFTNNAPFWNASEAAAPIKDNISEVLRDSGVVRKKSGSEPPPKRTRNETPSPMPAFKVRKEKMGDRITALQQLVSPFGKTDTASVLSEALEYIKFLHEQVTVLSTPYMKSGAPVQIQQSSGKSKVGEGPKQDLRSRGLCLVPVSSTFPMTHETTVDFWTPTFGGGTSR; encoded by the exons ATGGCAGATGAAGAATTTCAAGCTAGTGGAAACTGGTGGGACAAAGCAAGAAACTTGAGATTTTCGAGTGGGGCATCACAATCATCTTCCTCTAGCATCACCAACATGGGAAATTTTCCATGGCAATCTCAAGATATTGAAGAAGTGAAGCAAGATTCTTCCACTTCCATTGACCCCAAACTTCACATGATGGGTTTAGGCCTTTCATCCCAACCCATGGATTGGAATCAAGCATCTTTGTT ACGAGGTGAGAAGGGAACAGAGAACTGCAGTTTCCGGTCGATGTTGCAAGAGAATTTGAACTCATCATCAAGTGAACAACAAATTTTGTTCACTCCAGAAGAGTCTTCAAGCAATGATGAATACAACAAGCAAGTAGTGAATAGGGGTAGTTTCTCTTTGGATCAAAACCAAGGATTGCTTTCTACTTTTCAGATTGATTCCTCCTCAGCTTTATATGGAAACCCATCATCAATGTTACAAGGACTCTTGGGACCTGAAAACAACAACAATATGGGTTTCCCACACTATGGTTCAAACTCCCATGAGGTTCCTCAATTCTTGAGAGCTTCACCTCCAAATCCACAACCACCACTCATGAGTAACCAGTTGCATTTCACCAACAACGCGCCGTTTTGGAACGCTTCTGAGGCTGCTGCTCCCATCAAAGAT AATATATCTGAAGTACTGAGGGACTCGGGTGTTGTGAGAAAGAAAAGTGGGAGTGAACCACCACCCAAGAGAACTCGTAACGAAACCCCATCTCCTATGCCAGCTTTTAAG gtgagaaaagagaaaatgggGGACAGAATCACTGCGCTCCAACAATTAGTGTCGCCTTTTGGAAAG ACTGATACAGCATCGGTGCTCTCTGAAGCCCTTGAATACATCAAATTCCTCCATGAACAGGTTACA GTTTTAAGCACGCCGTATATGAAAAGTGGAGCTCCAGTACAGATTCAACAG AGTTCTGGTAAATCAAAAGTAGGTGAAGGTCCAAAGCAGGATCTTAGAAGCAGAGGGCTATGCTTGGTGCCAGTTTCAAGTACATTTCCAATGACTCATGAAACTACAGTTGATTTTTGGACACCAACATTCGGAGGAGGAACTTCAAGATAA